The sequence below is a genomic window from Dyadobacter sp. CECT 9275.
GGTGAAACGAGATGAGCTTCAGGGTGTAGTGGTTGCTACTCCTTGGGAATGGCACGTCCCCATGAGCATTGCGGCCATGAAAGCCGGGAAATATGCTGCTGTGGAAGTTTCGGCTACGGTAACGCTCCAGGAATCCTGGGACCTGGTGGATACTTTTGAAAAGACAGGTTCGCATTGTATGATCCTGGAGAATGTATGCTACCGCCGCGACGTGATGGCGGTTCTGAGGATGATCCGGGAAGGATTATTTGGTGAGATGACGTACGCTCATTGCGGTTACCAGCACGACCTGCGAGGGATTAAATTCAATAACGGTAAGCCGGAAGGCAGCGGAGCCGAGTTTGGGCCAAAGGGTTATTCTGAAGCCCGCTGGCGGACACAGCATTCGGTGGATCGTAACGGGGATATCTACCCCACGCATGGCCTGGGCCCTGTAGCGCACTGGCTGGATATTAATCGGGGGAATTATTTCAAGTACCTCACCTCCACCGCAACAAAATCCAGGGGATTGCATAAATATGTGGTAGACCATGGCGGCAAGGATCATCCCAATGCAAAGGTGAATTTCAAACTGGGAGACGTTGTCACCACAGTCATCCAGTGTTTCAATGGCGAAAATATAGTTTTGATACATGATACCAACTCGCCCCGTCATTATTCGCTGGCTTTTCGGGCACAGGGGACCAACGGGCTTTGGATGAATGATGGTGACAGCATTTATCTGGAAGGAATTTCACCCAAGGAACATACCAATGAGCCAGATGGCCCCTATCTGAAAAAATATGACCATCCGCTATGGGCAAAACATGCCAAAGCTGCTGAAAACGCCGGTCACGGAGGAATCGACTATTTTGTGTTTCGTGGCTTTGTAGAAGCCATAAGGAACAAGGTGGCCCCACCAATTGACGTTTATGATGCCGCGGTATGGAGCGCTATCAGTCCTTTGTCGGAATTATCCATTTCCAAAGGGAGCGCGCCGGTTGAGATCCCCGATTTCACGCGTGGTAAATGGAAAACCAATAAGCGGATTTTTGGCTTAAATAACGAATACTAACACTAATTAACTTATACCTATATTTATTAAAATGACAAAAAAGAACAATTACTTGGTTCCAATGCTGGTGATGGCATTAATTTTCTTCATGATGGGCTACATCACTTGGACCAACGGCCCTCTCATTCCTTATCTGAAAATTGTATGTAATCTTGAAACAGATGTCCAGGCATTTTTTGTCACATCTGCCTTTTACTTTTCATATTTTTTTATGCCGCTTCCTTCGGCTGCCGTTCTTCAAAAGCTGGGTTTTAAAAATGGAATGATCGCAGGATTGGTGGTGGTTGCACTTGGTTCGTTGCTATTTATTCCAGCCGCCGATTCAAGAACTTACGGACTTTTCCTTACTGCTCTTTTTATGCAGGGGTCAGGTTTAGCGCTGCTCCAGACAGCCGTAAATCCCTACGTGAGTATTCTGGGACCTATTGAAAGTGCTGCGCAGCGAATCAGCATAGTTGGGCTTGCAAACAAAGCGGCCGGGATTGTAGCCCCC
It includes:
- a CDS encoding Gfo/Idh/MocA family protein, with protein sequence MHRRDFIQKTTLAASASGIFPEIIFNRPKVAEKVRLGFIGVGSRGRSHVEQALFRSDVEITAICDIDPEAIAKTLEMIKKAGKKQPAVYSGGDEDFLNLVKRDELQGVVVATPWEWHVPMSIAAMKAGKYAAVEVSATVTLQESWDLVDTFEKTGSHCMILENVCYRRDVMAVLRMIREGLFGEMTYAHCGYQHDLRGIKFNNGKPEGSGAEFGPKGYSEARWRTQHSVDRNGDIYPTHGLGPVAHWLDINRGNYFKYLTSTATKSRGLHKYVVDHGGKDHPNAKVNFKLGDVVTTVIQCFNGENIVLIHDTNSPRHYSLAFRAQGTNGLWMNDGDSIYLEGISPKEHTNEPDGPYLKKYDHPLWAKHAKAAENAGHGGIDYFVFRGFVEAIRNKVAPPIDVYDAAVWSAISPLSELSISKGSAPVEIPDFTRGKWKTNKRIFGLNNEY